The Mytilus galloprovincialis chromosome 4, xbMytGall1.hap1.1, whole genome shotgun sequence genome contains a region encoding:
- the LOC143070710 gene encoding uncharacterized protein LOC143070710: MCNTNPTAMVLPYGLKVATQTPYLHFGVSPMALDMQRAQQLYDYSTRLQYGLSRYPNALGLSPYHPSPAEAYMQHYFKDPRARFIHEEPKPNHSYIGLIAMAILSARDKKLVLSDIYQWILDNYPYFRARGPGWRNSIRHNLSLNDCFIKSGRSANGKGHYWAIHPANVDDFQKGDFRRRRAQRRVRKHMGLSVPDDEDSPSPSPTSTSHTWDDNSTENLGTDEKVSEEEEDIKVEIIDESENQSIQNQIPRQQPTTRKRLFDVESLLAPDDIVIKRPTVFDIRNLKYHSSVDSSSSSRHNSQSDNNSELSDNSEKENIANSSCEDNDCTDDKVLHTENSVQTYPNIETKDPIVIASRPSAFQNAHARAWNSLMPYLATYPYIRRQQGLGNPITYPTASTFEGLTTGNMFKSASD; encoded by the coding sequence ATGTGTAACACGAACCCAACAGCCATGGTCTTGCCGTATGGACTTAAAGTAGCAACACAGACTCCGTACCTACATTTTGGAGTTTCTCCTATGGCACTAGATATGCAGCGTGCACAACAGCTGTATGATTACAGCACCCGTTTGCAGTATGGACTTAGCAGATATCCAAATGCATTAGGACTATCGCCATACCATCCAAGCCCAGCTGAAGCGTACATGCAGCACTATTTCAAAGATCCAAGGGCACGATTTATACACGAGGAACCAAAGCCAAACCATAGTTATATTGGGTTAATCGCAATGGCAATTCTAAGTGCCAGGGATAAAAAGTTAGTTCTGAGTGACATTTATCAGTGGATTTTAGATAATTATCCCTATTTTAGAGCAAGAGGACCAGGATGGAGAAATAGCATTCGTCACAATTTGTCTCTTAACGACTGCTTTATCAAATCAGGAAGAAGTGCAAATGGAAAAGGACATTATTGGGCAATACATCCTGCAAATGTTGATGACTTTCAAAAAGGAGATTTTAGAAGGAGACGCGCACAAAGACGAGTACGTAAACATATGGGACTATCAGTTCCAGATGATGAGGACAGTCCTAGCCCGTCACCTACTTCAACTTCTCACACCTGGGATGATAACTCTACTGAAAATCTTGGGACCGACGAAAAAGTAAGTGAAGAAGAAGAGGACATCAAAGTTGAAATAATAGACGAGTCGGAGAACCAAAGTATTCAAAATCAAATCCCAAGACAGCAACCTACAACACGTAAGCGTCTTTTTGATGTAGAGAGCTTACTAGCTCCTGATGACATTGTAATCAAACGACCAACTGTTTTCGAcattagaaatttaaaatatcattcTTCCGTTGATAGTTCTAGCTCATCCCGTCATAATTCACAGAGTGACAATAACAGTGAACTTTCTGACAATTCAGAGAAAGAAAACATTGCAAATAGTAGTTGTGAAGATAACGATTGCACGGACGATAAAGTTTTACATACAGAAAATTCAGTGCAAACCTATCCCAACATAGAAACAAAGGACCCAATTGTGATCGCAAGTAGGCCTAGCGCATTTCAAAATGCACATGCACGAGCTTGGAACTCTCTAATGCCATACTTGGCAACCTATCCATATATTCGTAGACAGCAAGGATTAGGAAATCCAATCACATATCCGACTGCTTCAACATTCGAAGGACTTACAACTGGGAACATGTTCAAATCTGCGTCTgactga